One genomic region from Balaenoptera acutorostrata chromosome 1, mBalAcu1.1, whole genome shotgun sequence encodes:
- the CHD1L gene encoding chromodomain-helicase-DNA-binding protein 1-like isoform X3, with translation MGLGKTCQTIALFIYLAGRLNDEGPFLILCPLSVLSNWKEEMERFAPGLSCVTYSGDKEERAHLQQDLRQESRFHVLLTTYEVCLKDASFLKSFPWSVLVVDEAHRLKNQSSLLHKTLSEFSVVFNLLLTGTPIQNSLRELYSLLSFVEPDLFSKEQVEDFIQRYHDIEKESESASELYKLLQPFLLRRVKAEVATELPKKTEVVIYHGMSALQKKYYKAILMKDLDAFENEMVKKVKLQNVLSQLRKCVDHPYLFDGVEPEPFEIGDHLIEASGKLHLLDKLLAFLYSKGHRVLLFSQMTQMLDILQDYMDYRGYSYERVDGSVRGEERHLAIKNFGQQPIFIFLLSTRAGGVGMNLTAADTVIFVDSDFNPQNDLQAAARAHRIGQNKSVKVIRLIGQDTVEEIVCRKAASKLQLTSTITEGGHFTLGAQKPAADADLQLSEILKFGLDKLLSSEGSTMDEIDLESILGETKDGQWISGALPTAEERSREQEEGKNHMYLFEGKDYSKEPSKEDRKSFEQLVNLEKTLLEKTSQEGRLLRNKGSVLIPGLVEGSTKRKRILSPEELEDRRKKRQEAAAKRKKLLEEEKRKKEEAEHKKKMAWWESNDYQSFCLPSEESEPEDLEDWEDERSAQLDYEDPDSTSIKYVSGDVTHPQAGAEDAVIVHCVDDSGRWGRGGLFTALEKRSAEPRKIYELAGKMKDLSLGGVLLFPIDDKESRNKGQDLLALIVAQHRDRANVLSGIKMAALDEGLKKIFLAAKKKKASVHLPRIGHATKGFNWYGTERLIRKHLASRGIPTYIYYFPRSKAAILHPQASSSSLGQLVP, from the exons GTTTGCTTGAAAGATGCCTCGTTTCTAAAGTC CTTCCCTTGGAGTGTTCTTGTTGTGGATGAAGCTCACAGGTTGAAAAACCAAAGCTCCTTGCTGCATAAGACACTTTCAGAG ttTTCAGTCGTCTTCAATCTCCTGTTGACCGGAACTCCCATCCAGAACAGCCTTCGAGAGCTCTACTCTCTCCTCAGTTTTGTGGAGCCTGATCTCTTTTCCAAGGAGCAGGTGGAAGATTTCATTCAGCGTTACCATGATATTGAGAAAGAGTCTGAGTCAG CAAGTGAACTATACAAACTCTTGCAGCCGTTTCTGCTGAGGCGAGTGAAAGCTGAGGTAGCCACAGAGCTTCCCAAGAAGACGGAAGTAGTGATATACCATGGCATGTCAGCGCTGCAGAAAAAATACTACAAGGCCATTTTGATGAAAGACCTAG acgCGTTTGAAAATGAGATGGTAAAGAAAGTTAAACTTCAGAATGTCTTGTCCCAGCTTCGAAAGTGTGTGGATCACCCATATTTATTTGATG GTGTGGAACCAGAGCCTTTTGAAATTGGAGATCACCTGATTGAGGCCAGTGGGAAACTTCACCTGCTGGATAAGCTGCTGGCATTCCTGTATTCCAA gGGCCATCGAGTTTTACTTTTCTCCCAAATGACCCAGATGTTGGATATTCTCCAAGACTACATGGATTATAGAG GCTACAGCTATGAGCGTGTGGATGGCTCtgtgagaggagaagagagacaccTGGCCATCAAGAACTTTGGACAGCAgcccatctttatttttctcctgagtACCAGGGCAG GTGGAGTTGGCATGAACTTAACGGCGGCAGATACCGTTATTTTTGTTGACAGTGATTTCAATCCTCAGAATGACTTGCAAGCAGCTGCCAGGGCTCACCGAATTGGCCAGAACAA GTCCGTTAAAGTCATTCGGCTGATTGGCCAAGACACTGTGGAAGAAATAGTCTGTAGGAAAGCAGCCTCCAAGCTGCAGCTCACCAGCACGATCACAGAAGGGGGCCATTTTACTCTGGGGGCCCAGAAACCTGCTGCGGATGCTGACCTCCAG TTGAGTGAGATACTCAAATTCGGTTTGGATAAACTGCTGTCCTCTGAGGGGAGCACCATGGATGAAATAGACCTGGAGTCTATCCTGGGAGAAACAAAAGATGGCCAGTGGATCTCTGGTGCCCTGCcgacagcagaagaaagaagcagagaacaAGAGGAAGGAA aaaACCACATGTACTTATTTGAAGGTAAAGATTATTCTAAGGAGCCTagtaaagaagacagaaaatcatTTGAGCAACTGGTGAATCTTGAGAAAACCCTTTTGGAGAAGACTAGTCAAGAGGGCCGGTTACTCCGAAATAAAGGCAGT GTTCTCATCCCAGGCCTTGTGGAGGGGTCTACCAAAAGGAAGCGGATTCTGAGCCCAGAAGAGCTGgaggacaggaggaagaaaagacaaGAAGCAGCAGCCAAGAGAAAGAAACTAttagaggaggagaagaggaaaaaggaagaagcagaACATAAGAAAAA GATGGCCTGGTGGGAGTCCAACGATTACCAGTCCTTCTGCCTGCCTTCCGAGGAGAGCGAACCAGAGGACCTGGAGGACTGGGAAGATGAGCGCTCTGCCCAACTGGATTATGAGGACCCAGACTCGACCTCCATCAAGTATGTAAGCGGTGATGTCACCCACCCACAGGCTGGGGCGGAGGATGCTGTCATCGTGCACTGCGTAG ATGACTCTGGCCGCTGGGGCAGAGGTGGTTTATTCACAGCTCTGGAAAAAAGATCTGCTGAGCCAAGAAAAATATATGAGCTGGCTGGGAAAATGAAAG ATTTGAGTTTGGGCGGTGTCCTTTTATTTCCTATTGATGATAAAGAGTCAAGAAACAAAGGGCAAGATTTG TTGGCCTTGATTGTGGCCCAGCACCGTGATCGTGCCAATGTCCTGTCTGGCATTAAGATGGCAGCCCTAGACGAGGGCCTGAAGAAGATATTTTtagcagcaaagaaaaagaaag caagtGTCCATCTTCCACGCATTGGACATGCCACGAAAGGTTTTAACTGGTATGGTACTGAGCGACTTATTCGGAAACACTTGGCCTCAAGAGGCATCCCAACTTACAT CTACTACTTTCCTAGAAGCAAGGCTGCCATCCTTCATCCACAGGCCTCATCTTCCTCCTTAGGACAGCTGGTGCCTTAA